From the genome of Lotus japonicus ecotype B-129 chromosome 6, LjGifu_v1.2, one region includes:
- the LOC130724412 gene encoding ankyrin repeat-containing protein ITN1-like isoform X2 — MATTDITFFEQQLSRTASAQFRRPEFQGSTKEARHRYLSQCVPLHKAALKGDWKEAKKILDQDPTLLISAITEGWATVLHIAVGADHAHFVEELVKMMRPHHLELQDLKGNTAFCFAAAVGNVHIAEIMRKENNDLPKIRGGEGATPLHLAVLQRRSEMAWYLYDKSKEILQEEDWTTVFLICINSALYDLALEMLNENESLAFARGDENETGLHVLARKPLDCGCQSHKRRNNLLHFCKKDAPVLKLIERMWSIFLALDDEMMKKVMSEPYQLTCIAAQVGNFEFLSVVMSTYPDMIWELNTMDQSIIHIAALHRHASIFNLIHEIGPTKDIILTFIDKKKNNLLHCVAKLAPPDRLNIVSGAALQMMLELSWFEEVKKMMLPSSLEMKNSEDLTPGELFTREHADLLKRAEAWMERTANSCMVVSTLIATGVFSAAFSLPGGNNDNTGSPNYLEKPSFLLFALSDATALISSSTSILIFLSILISRYAEDDFLKSLPLKLISGLIALFISIISMMVAFSSAFFITYYHGLKWVPYLISGLAFLPIPLFIYLQFSLWSDIAYSAYICSSLFRPRKRMIH; from the exons ATGGCTACAACAGACATCACATTTTTCGAACAACAGTTATCAAGGACTGCTTCGGCTCAGTTTAGGAGGCCTGAATTTCAAGGGTCCACTA AAGAAGCTAGGCACAGATACCTCAGTCAATGTGTCCCACTTCACAAAGCAGCACTGAAAGGTGATtggaaagaagctaagaaaatcTTAGATCAAGATCCAACTCTGCTAATATCTGCCATAACAGAAGGGTGGGCAACAGTCCTCCACATAGCAGTGGGAGCAGATCATGCTCATTTTGTGGAGGagttggtgaagatgatgaggcCTCATCATTTGGAATTGCAAGATCTTAAAGGAAACACTGCTTTTTGCTTTGCTGCAGCAGTTGGGAATGTGCACATTGCTGAGATAATGAGGAAAGAGAACAATGATTTGCCAAAAATTAGGGGTGGAGAAGGAGCCACTCCTCTTCACTTGGCTGTTTTAcaaagaagaagtgaaatggcATGGTACCTTTATGACAAATCCAAAGAAATACTCCAAGAAGAGGATTGGACTACAGTGTTTCTCATTTGTATAAACTCTGCACTCTATG ATTTAGCCTTGGAAATGCTAAATGAGAACGAATCATTAGCTTTTGCAAGAGGAGATGAGAATGAGACCGGTTTACATGTCTTGGCGCGAAAGCCTTTAGATTGTGGTTGTCAAAGTCACAAACGTCGAAATAACCTCCTTCATTTCT GTAAGAAGGATGCTCCGGTTCTCAAACTTATAGAACGCATGTGGAGCATATTTCTTGCCTTagatgatgagatgatgaagaaagtCATGAGTGAACCTTACCAATTAACATGTATTGCTGCACAAGTTGGAAATTTTGAGTTCCTATCTGTGGTTATGAGCACTTATCCTGATATGATATGGGAATTGAATACCATGGATCAAAGCATAATTCACATTGCTGCTTTGCACCGTCATGCTAGTATCTTCAATTTGATCCATGAAATTGGCCCCACCAAAGATATCATATTAACTTTCATagataagaagaaaaacaatttaTTGCACTGTGTTGCAAAGTTAGCACCACCAGACCGACTCAATATAGTTTCTGGAGCAGCCCTTCAAATGATGCTAGAGTTGTCATGGTTtgag GAGGTGAAAAAGATGATGCTACCATCATCCTTAGAAATGAAAAATTCTGAAGACCTGACTCCTGGTGAACTATTCACCAGGGAACATGCAGACTTGCTTAAAAGAGCTGAGGCTTGGATGGAGAGAACAGCAAACTCTTGCATGGTTGTTTCAACTTTGATAGCTACCGGAGTGTTCTCTGCTGCATTTAGTTTACCAGGCGGTAACAACGACAACACAGGATCACCCAATTATTTGGAGAAACCATCATTCCTCTTGTTTGCAttatcagatgccacggcattgATCTCATCTTCAACCTCAATCCTAATTTTCCTGTCCATCCTCATCTCGCGATACGCAGAGGATGATTTTCTCAAGTCACTGCCCTTGAAGTTGATATCTGGACTCATTGCACTTTTCATCTCAATAATCAGCATGATGGTAGCATTCAGCAGTGCCTTCTTTATAACATATTATCATGGTTTGAAGTGGGTTCCTTACCTCATTTCTGGACTAGCATTTCTACCAATACCTTTGTTTATCTATCTGCAGTTTTCTCTGTGGTCTGATATAGCGTATTCAGCCTACATTTGTAGTTCTTTGTTTAGGCCACGTAAACGTATGATTCACTAG
- the LOC130724412 gene encoding ankyrin repeat-containing protein ITN1-like isoform X1: MISIEMATTDITFFEQQLSRTASAQFRRPEFQGSTKEARHRYLSQCVPLHKAALKGDWKEAKKILDQDPTLLISAITEGWATVLHIAVGADHAHFVEELVKMMRPHHLELQDLKGNTAFCFAAAVGNVHIAEIMRKENNDLPKIRGGEGATPLHLAVLQRRSEMAWYLYDKSKEILQEEDWTTVFLICINSALYDLALEMLNENESLAFARGDENETGLHVLARKPLDCGCQSHKRRNNLLHFCKKDAPVLKLIERMWSIFLALDDEMMKKVMSEPYQLTCIAAQVGNFEFLSVVMSTYPDMIWELNTMDQSIIHIAALHRHASIFNLIHEIGPTKDIILTFIDKKKNNLLHCVAKLAPPDRLNIVSGAALQMMLELSWFEEVKKMMLPSSLEMKNSEDLTPGELFTREHADLLKRAEAWMERTANSCMVVSTLIATGVFSAAFSLPGGNNDNTGSPNYLEKPSFLLFALSDATALISSSTSILIFLSILISRYAEDDFLKSLPLKLISGLIALFISIISMMVAFSSAFFITYYHGLKWVPYLISGLAFLPIPLFIYLQFSLWSDIAYSAYICSSLFRPRKRMIH; this comes from the exons ATGATAAGTAT AGAAATGGCTACAACAGACATCACATTTTTCGAACAACAGTTATCAAGGACTGCTTCGGCTCAGTTTAGGAGGCCTGAATTTCAAGGGTCCACTA AAGAAGCTAGGCACAGATACCTCAGTCAATGTGTCCCACTTCACAAAGCAGCACTGAAAGGTGATtggaaagaagctaagaaaatcTTAGATCAAGATCCAACTCTGCTAATATCTGCCATAACAGAAGGGTGGGCAACAGTCCTCCACATAGCAGTGGGAGCAGATCATGCTCATTTTGTGGAGGagttggtgaagatgatgaggcCTCATCATTTGGAATTGCAAGATCTTAAAGGAAACACTGCTTTTTGCTTTGCTGCAGCAGTTGGGAATGTGCACATTGCTGAGATAATGAGGAAAGAGAACAATGATTTGCCAAAAATTAGGGGTGGAGAAGGAGCCACTCCTCTTCACTTGGCTGTTTTAcaaagaagaagtgaaatggcATGGTACCTTTATGACAAATCCAAAGAAATACTCCAAGAAGAGGATTGGACTACAGTGTTTCTCATTTGTATAAACTCTGCACTCTATG ATTTAGCCTTGGAAATGCTAAATGAGAACGAATCATTAGCTTTTGCAAGAGGAGATGAGAATGAGACCGGTTTACATGTCTTGGCGCGAAAGCCTTTAGATTGTGGTTGTCAAAGTCACAAACGTCGAAATAACCTCCTTCATTTCT GTAAGAAGGATGCTCCGGTTCTCAAACTTATAGAACGCATGTGGAGCATATTTCTTGCCTTagatgatgagatgatgaagaaagtCATGAGTGAACCTTACCAATTAACATGTATTGCTGCACAAGTTGGAAATTTTGAGTTCCTATCTGTGGTTATGAGCACTTATCCTGATATGATATGGGAATTGAATACCATGGATCAAAGCATAATTCACATTGCTGCTTTGCACCGTCATGCTAGTATCTTCAATTTGATCCATGAAATTGGCCCCACCAAAGATATCATATTAACTTTCATagataagaagaaaaacaatttaTTGCACTGTGTTGCAAAGTTAGCACCACCAGACCGACTCAATATAGTTTCTGGAGCAGCCCTTCAAATGATGCTAGAGTTGTCATGGTTtgag GAGGTGAAAAAGATGATGCTACCATCATCCTTAGAAATGAAAAATTCTGAAGACCTGACTCCTGGTGAACTATTCACCAGGGAACATGCAGACTTGCTTAAAAGAGCTGAGGCTTGGATGGAGAGAACAGCAAACTCTTGCATGGTTGTTTCAACTTTGATAGCTACCGGAGTGTTCTCTGCTGCATTTAGTTTACCAGGCGGTAACAACGACAACACAGGATCACCCAATTATTTGGAGAAACCATCATTCCTCTTGTTTGCAttatcagatgccacggcattgATCTCATCTTCAACCTCAATCCTAATTTTCCTGTCCATCCTCATCTCGCGATACGCAGAGGATGATTTTCTCAAGTCACTGCCCTTGAAGTTGATATCTGGACTCATTGCACTTTTCATCTCAATAATCAGCATGATGGTAGCATTCAGCAGTGCCTTCTTTATAACATATTATCATGGTTTGAAGTGGGTTCCTTACCTCATTTCTGGACTAGCATTTCTACCAATACCTTTGTTTATCTATCTGCAGTTTTCTCTGTGGTCTGATATAGCGTATTCAGCCTACATTTGTAGTTCTTTGTTTAGGCCACGTAAACGTATGATTCACTAG